Proteins from a single region of Eublepharis macularius isolate TG4126 chromosome 9, MPM_Emac_v1.0, whole genome shotgun sequence:
- the PUS7 gene encoding pseudouridylate synthase 7 homolog isoform X2 codes for MEAVEMATISPKRPLSEDDEANTDENKRQKLSEEPLKGRENSDPIMVEAALEPSGKPEVKGMKNKTTRTEESTERSEEEELEGSDEEGDPESFADMMKHGLTELDVGITKFVSSHKGFSGILKERYSDFVVHEIGKDGRVVHLDDFSVPVDDEDPPEENFAALSAEEKRQLEDLQLFKNKEGSVAIEVIEDTKEKRTVIHQAVKSLFPGLETKTEDRDGKKYIVAYHAAGKKALANPRKHSWPKSRGSYCHFVLYKENKDTMDAINVLSKFLRVKPNIFSYMGTKDKRAITVQEIAVLRITAQRLAHLNKCLMNFKLGNFSYKNHPLKLGELQGNHFTVVLRNITGTEDQVQQAMLSLREIGFINYYGMQRFGTTAVPTYQIGRAILQNNWNEVMDLILKPRPGAEKGYLVKCRVEWAKTKDPAAALKKLPVKRCVEGQLLRGLSKYGLKNIVSAFGIIPRNNRLMYIHSYQSYVWNNMVSKRIEEYGLRAVPGDLVLKGGTAVYIEEADVDSYTIHDVVMPLPGYDVIYPKHKTESETAMKKSEED; via the exons ATGGAAGCCGTGGAAATGGCTACCATATCTCCGAAGCGTCCACTTTCCGAGGACGATGAGGCAAACACTGATGAAAATAAAAGGCAAAAGCTTTCAGAAGAGCCTCTGAAAGGAAGAGAGAATTCTGACCCTATTATGGTTGAGGCGGCTCTGGAGCCATCTGGGAAGCCTGAGGTTAAGGGCATGAAAAATAAAACCACCAGGACAGAAGAAAGCACAGAGCGCAGTGAAGAAGAAGAACTCGAAGGGAGCGATGAAGAAGGAGACCCAGAGAGCTTTGCCGACATGATGAAGCACGGCCTGACCGAACTCGACGTCGGCATCACTAAGTTCGTTAGTTCTCACAAGGGCTTTTCTGGAATCTTAAAAGAGAG ATATTCTGATTTTGTTGTTCACGAGATAGGAAAAGATGGCCGTGTTGTTCATTTAGATGACTTCTCTGTGCCCGTAGATGATGAG GATCCACCTGAAGAGAATTTTGCTGCGTTGTCAGCTGAAGAGAAGCGGCAGCTAGAAGACCTTCAGCTTTTTAAGAATAAAGAAGGCAGCGTGGCCATTGAG GTCATTGAAGACACTAAAGAGAAAAGAACAGTGATACATCAGGCTGTGAAATCCCTGTTTCCAGGACTAGAAACTAAAACGGAGGATCGGGATGGGAAAAAATACATCGTTGCGTATCATGCTGCTGGCAAAAAAGCCCTTGCAA ATCCAAGAAAACATTCTTGGCCAAAATCTAGGGGAAGTTACTGCCACTTTGTTTTGTACAAAGAAAACAAGGATACGATGGATGCCATCAATGTGCTATCAAAATTTTTaag agttaAGCCAAATATATTTTCCTACATGGGGACCAAAGACAAACGGGCTATTACTGTTCAGGAGATTGCTGTTCTTAG AATTACAGCACAAAGGCTGGCTCATTTAAATAAATGCCTGATGAATTTCAAGCTTGGAAATTTCAGTTACAAGAACCATCCGCTGAAGCTGGGAGAACTGCAAGGCAACCATTTCACAGTGGTTCTTAG AAATATAACTGGGACAGAAGATCAAGTTCAACAAGCCATGCTGTCTCTCAGGGAAATTGGATTCATTAACTACTATGGAATGCAAAGATTTGGAACCACAGCTGTCCCTACTTACCAGATTGGAAG agccATTCTGCAGAATAACTGGAATGAAGTCATGGATTTAATTCTAAAGCCACGTCCTGGAG CTGAAAAGGGATACTTGGTGAAGTGCCGAGTAGAGTGGGCAAAAACGAAGGACCCAGCTGCTGCCCTCAAAAAACTGCCTGTGAAAAGATGCGTGGAAGGCCAGTTGCTCCGGGGACTTTCCAAGTACGGACTGAAGAATATCGTCTCTGCCTTTGGCATA ATCCCAAGAAATAATCGTCTGATGTATATTCATAGCTATCAGAGTTATGTGTGGAATAATATGGTGAGCAAGAGAATAGAAGAATATGGACTCAGAGCAGTGCCAGGGGATCTTGTATTAAAAGGAG